A genomic window from Scomber scombrus chromosome 18, fScoSco1.1, whole genome shotgun sequence includes:
- the si:busm1-163l24.3 gene encoding uncharacterized protein si:busm1-163l24.3 isoform X2 has translation MAELGRTVRVSGLPTDIEDDRLRDKLYIHFLRTKNGGGEIDSVAIDEATPDSALITFEDSEVAQRVIQHSWHILEVDGKKYELIVTEHHESLDPDKVIVSLSATVDYSQLSGGIIALTGLHRNHPDIQINYNETLCTLQGAYCKVQAALAELLAQSGGSQSAEHKDSAQPATSAPKSTHTVQKHHTSESEYYSRKPTKQREQREKANIGRPCDKRSSSSHRDLAPDGYDWDDTEQPQCGALQLPGHPTMSASEDHSLILDADMFQYLQKCCRKEYQHILSQHGVEVVDVTNQGLTTLYLQVTSAVGEDGQEKERLKLGNRAISKFYQENETKIRRAQLPKNILSPKGSLQRAIEKFSVRLPKLLLNEDESNVYIIGSSSDVSEAKHFFLMDHGHEERGKKEDVASLLKYPSFDSGSSTPAVEERVFSSSAGSLDVRIDQMLQSEETERRDEGARRYKLAARFKDSGLSVLGSRPGDFTVRGLSTPSRQTRLGPMLGHDVLSETTGIDGERVSRAVAQNSGGDILFKSGDALHSSASMQSKTSLNSNLMDTRPKSATALGTTQTSLSGSTTLPPVGYGSTLKRSSSFSGMPEHKAEGKGQKHQDDMGKSSVRVRGRSSSFSNQKGRDKQGVYKAEITVFALLWHYIKEAYSMRVEDLTSDVQIKESGPQSSRDLTIIIRGADSAKVSSCQIGLQKLIDTVHADFSVQEICLSDLGVADPADETLQVCCTEVRNRFKKVTIQILRNSIFLLGPKRLCSQVCASLREVFSGDLGQIPELQDLSSFSTSILNPSTHLQMNEDQSTSLQGHSNAQVTLENQTGNDFENSRSQERRTTFRGDFYETELLNGSFSQPLVGKDPVIKEKVKMAGAVELDGQKIETFANLSTKGNDASATRVNGVGSTSTHIDKEMGLHTKETTKQAEIQDTPEESRVCDGQELTPRGIQGEMSYSKLNIIVPGHNKAFAIKITYCIPDGIQGEGDPSPGKPFYGGVYEAYLPDFEKTRKLLPRLKKAFRQGLTFTVVGKETEARVTWDCIPHKTSLQGGKSGNGYPDSSYLNRLSEVLASHGIKESPAKSQE, from the exons ATGGCAGAGCTGGGCAGGACTGTGAGGGTGAGTGGTCTGCCTACAGACATTGAGGATGACAGGTTGAGAGACAAACTATATATCCACTTCCTGAGAACTAAGAATGGAGGAGGGGAAATTGACTCTGTCGCCATTGATGAGGCAACACCAGACTCTGCCCTCATCACCTTTGAGGACAGTGAAG TGGCACAGAGAGTTATTCAACATAGCTGGCACATTCTGGAAGTGGATGGGAAGAAGTATGAACTCATTGTAACTGAGCATCACGAGAGCCTGGACCCAGACAAG GTCATCGTAAGTTTGTCAGCAACTGTAGACTACAGCCAACTTTCAGGAGGAATAATAGCATTGACAGGCCTACATAGGAACCACCCTGATATCCAGATAAACTACAATGAGACGTTGTGCACTCTGCAGGGCGCATATTGCAAAGTCCAGGCTGCCTTGGCAGAACTGCTAGCACAGTCTGGAGGTTCACAATCAGCAGAACATAAAGACTCAGCTCAACCTGCTACCAGTGCCCCCAAGTCTACTCATACAGTGCAAAAGCATCATACTTCGGAGTCAGAATATTACAGCAGGAAACCAACTAAGCAAAgagaacaaagagagaaagctAACATTGGCAGGCCTTGTGATAAGCGCAGCTCAAGCTCACATAGAGACTTGGCACCTGATGGATATGACTGGGATGATACAGAGCAGCCTCAATGTGGAGCTCTGCAGCTTCCTGGGCATCCGACCATGTCAGCATCAGAGGACCACTCACTAATTTTGGATGCAGACATGTTCCAGTATTTGCAGAAATGCTGTAGGAAGGAATACCAGCATATCCTTAGTCAACATGGTGTTGAGGTGGTGGATGTGACAAATCAGGGCTTGACTACTCTGTATCTGCAGGTCACATCAGCAGTGGGGGAGGATGGTCAAGAGAAAGAGCGTTTGAAGTTGGGAAACAGGGCAATAAGTAAGTTTTACCAGGAGAATGAGACCAAGATCCGTCGAGCTCAGCTACCTAAGAATATCTTGTCTCCCAAGGGAAGCCTGCAAAGGGCGATTGAGAAATTTAGTGTCAGACTTCCCAAGCTTCTTCTGAATGAAGATGAGAGTAATGTCTATATTATTGGGAGCAGTAGTGATGTGTCTGAGGCCAAGCATTTTTTTCTCATGGACCACGGCCATGAAGAGAGAGGTAAAAAAGAAGATGTAGCCAGTCTTCTTAAATATCCCTCTTTTGATTCGGGTTCATCAACTCCTGCTGTTGAGGAGAGAGTTTTTTCGTCCTCTGCAGGATCGTTGGATGTTAGGATAGATCAAATGCTGCAATCAGAGGAgactgagaggagagatgaaggagcCAGAAGGTATAAACTAGCTGCACGGTTTAAGGATTCAGGGCTGTCTGTATTAGGGAGTCGACCAGGGGACTTCACTGTACGGGGGCTCTCAACACCCAGTAGACAAACACGCCTTGGCCCAATGTTAGGGCATGATGTACTGTCAGAAACCACAGGGATTGATGGTGAAAGAGTCTCTAGAGCAGTAGCTCAAAACAGTGGAGGTGACATCTTGTTTAAGAGTGGAGATGCTTTGCATTCATCTGCTTCTATGCAGAGTAAAACCTCCTTGAACTCAAATTTAATGGATACTCGACCCAAGAGTGCAACAGCCCTTGGCACAACTCAGACCAGTCTGTCAGGAAGTACTACACTCCCGCCTGTTGGGTATGGGTCCACGTTAAAGCGATCCAGCAGTTTTTCGGGAATGCCTGAGCATAAAGCTGAAGGTAAGGGTCAGAAGCATCAAGATGACATGGGCAAGTCCAGTGTTAGAGTCAGGGGCAGGTCTTCTAGCTTCAGTAACCAAAAAGGGAGGGACAAGCAAGGCGTCTATAAAGCAGAGATTACAGTTTTCGCTCTCCTGTGGCATTACATAAAGGAGGCCTACAGCATGCGAGTGGAAGACCTGACTTCTGATGTCCAGATAAAAGAGAGTGGCCCACAAAGTAGCAGGGATTTGACTATCATCATAAGAGGGGCAGATTCGGCCAAAGTAAGCTCATGTCAGATAGGTTTACAGAAGCTGATTGACACGGTCCATGCAGATTTCTCTGTGCAGGAGATATGCTTGTCTGACCTAGGTGTGGCTGACCCAGCAGATGAAACTTTACAGGTTTGTTGTACTGAGGTGCGTAACCGGTTCAAGAAGGTTACTATCCAGATTTTAAGGAATAGCATATTTCTTTTGGGCCCAAAGCGATTGTGTTCTCAGGTATGTGCTTCACTGCGGGAGGTATTTTCTGGAGATTTGGGCCAAATACCTGAACTACAAGATTTGTCTAGCTTCTCTACATCCATCTTGAATCCGTccacacatttacaaatgaaTGAGGACCAGAGTACTAGTCTGCAGGGTCATAGTAATGCTCAGGTTACACTAGAGAACCAAACAGGCAATGATTTTGAAAATAGTAGAAGTCAGGAAAGGAGAACAACCTTTAGGGGTGACTTTTATGAGACCGAGCTTCTTAATGGATCTTTTAGCCAACCATTAGTGGGGAAAGATCCTGTCATTAAGGAGAAAGTTAAAATGGCAGGCGCTGTGGAGCTGGATGGACAAAAGATTGAGACATTTGCCAACCTCTCAACAAAAGGAAATGATGCAAGCGCAACACGTGTAAATGGTGTTGGGTCAACATCAACCCATATTGATAAAGAAATGGGCCTTCACACGAAAGAGACGACCAAACAAGCAGAGATCCAGGACACCCCAGAGGAGTCCAG AGTTTGTGACGGGCAAGAGCTGACACCCCGAGGCATCCAGGGCGAAATGAGCTACTCTAAACTAAATATCATTGTACCAGGTCACAACAAGGCTTTTGCTATCAAGATCACTTACTGCATTCCTGATGGTATCCAAGGG GAGGGCGACCCTTCTCCTGGAAAACCATTTTATGGAGGTGTATATGAAGCCTACCTTCCTGACTTTGAGAAGACCAGGAAGCTTTTGCCCAGGCTGAAGAAAGCCTTCAGGCAGGGACTCACCTTCACAGTGGTCGGCAAAGAGACAGAGGCCAGGGTTACCTGGGATTGCATCCCACATAAGACCAGCCTACAAGGAGGCAAATCAGG gAATGGTTACCCAGATTCCTCTTACTTGAATCGCTTGTCTGAGGTCTTGGCCTCACATGGGATTAAGGAGTCACCAGCCAAGTCTCAAGAATAA
- the si:busm1-163l24.3 gene encoding uncharacterized protein si:busm1-163l24.3 isoform X1, with product MAELGRTVRVSGLPTDIEDDRLRDKLYIHFLRTKNGGGEIDSVAIDEATPDSALITFEDSEVAQRVIQHSWHILEVDGKKYELIVTEHHESLDPDKVIVSLSATVDYSQLSGGIIALTGLHRNHPDIQINYNETLCTLQGAYCKVQAALAELLAQSGGSQSAEHKDSAQPATSAPKSTHTVQKHHTSESEYYSRKPTKQREQREKANIGRPCDKRSSSSHRDLAPDGYDWDDTEQPQCGALQLPGHPTMSASEDHSLILDADMFQYLQKCCRKEYQHILSQHGVEVVDVTNQGLTTLYLQVTSAVGEDGQEKERLKLGNRAISKFYQENETKIRRAQLPKNILSPKGSLQRAIEKFSVRLPKLLLNEDESNVYIIGSSSDVSEAKHFFLMDHGHEERGKKEDVASLLKYPSFDSGSSTPAVEERVFSSSAGSLDVRIDQMLQSEETERRDEGARRYKLAARFKDSGLSVLGSRPGDFTVRGLSTPSRQTRLGPMLGHDVLSETTGIDGERVSRAVAQNSGGDILFKSGDALHSSASMQSKTSLNSNLMDTRPKSATALGTTQTSLSGSTTLPPVGYGSTLKRSSSFSGMPEHKAEGKGQKHQDDMGKSSVRVRGRSSSFSNQKGRDKQGVYKAEITVFALLWHYIKEAYSMRVEDLTSDVQIKESGPQSSRDLTIIIRGADSAKVSSCQIGLQKLIDTVHADFSVQEICLSDLGVADPADETLQVCCTEVRNRFKKVTIQILRNSIFLLGPKRLCSQVCASLREVFSGDLGQIPELQDLSSFSTSILNPSTHLQMNEDQSTSLQGHSNAQVTLENQTGNDFENSRSQERRTTFRGDFYETELLNGSFSQPLVGKDPVIKEKVKMAGAVELDGQKIETFANLSTKGNDASATRVNGVGSTSTHIDKEMGLHTKETTKQAEIQDTPEESRLGQGDLGPICVCGERGVSMTRTDCGATMCFKCLDTVHIHCRVCDGQELTPRGIQGEMSYSKLNIIVPGHNKAFAIKITYCIPDGIQGEGDPSPGKPFYGGVYEAYLPDFEKTRKLLPRLKKAFRQGLTFTVVGKETEARVTWDCIPHKTSLQGGKSGNGYPDSSYLNRLSEVLASHGIKESPAKSQE from the exons ATGGCAGAGCTGGGCAGGACTGTGAGGGTGAGTGGTCTGCCTACAGACATTGAGGATGACAGGTTGAGAGACAAACTATATATCCACTTCCTGAGAACTAAGAATGGAGGAGGGGAAATTGACTCTGTCGCCATTGATGAGGCAACACCAGACTCTGCCCTCATCACCTTTGAGGACAGTGAAG TGGCACAGAGAGTTATTCAACATAGCTGGCACATTCTGGAAGTGGATGGGAAGAAGTATGAACTCATTGTAACTGAGCATCACGAGAGCCTGGACCCAGACAAG GTCATCGTAAGTTTGTCAGCAACTGTAGACTACAGCCAACTTTCAGGAGGAATAATAGCATTGACAGGCCTACATAGGAACCACCCTGATATCCAGATAAACTACAATGAGACGTTGTGCACTCTGCAGGGCGCATATTGCAAAGTCCAGGCTGCCTTGGCAGAACTGCTAGCACAGTCTGGAGGTTCACAATCAGCAGAACATAAAGACTCAGCTCAACCTGCTACCAGTGCCCCCAAGTCTACTCATACAGTGCAAAAGCATCATACTTCGGAGTCAGAATATTACAGCAGGAAACCAACTAAGCAAAgagaacaaagagagaaagctAACATTGGCAGGCCTTGTGATAAGCGCAGCTCAAGCTCACATAGAGACTTGGCACCTGATGGATATGACTGGGATGATACAGAGCAGCCTCAATGTGGAGCTCTGCAGCTTCCTGGGCATCCGACCATGTCAGCATCAGAGGACCACTCACTAATTTTGGATGCAGACATGTTCCAGTATTTGCAGAAATGCTGTAGGAAGGAATACCAGCATATCCTTAGTCAACATGGTGTTGAGGTGGTGGATGTGACAAATCAGGGCTTGACTACTCTGTATCTGCAGGTCACATCAGCAGTGGGGGAGGATGGTCAAGAGAAAGAGCGTTTGAAGTTGGGAAACAGGGCAATAAGTAAGTTTTACCAGGAGAATGAGACCAAGATCCGTCGAGCTCAGCTACCTAAGAATATCTTGTCTCCCAAGGGAAGCCTGCAAAGGGCGATTGAGAAATTTAGTGTCAGACTTCCCAAGCTTCTTCTGAATGAAGATGAGAGTAATGTCTATATTATTGGGAGCAGTAGTGATGTGTCTGAGGCCAAGCATTTTTTTCTCATGGACCACGGCCATGAAGAGAGAGGTAAAAAAGAAGATGTAGCCAGTCTTCTTAAATATCCCTCTTTTGATTCGGGTTCATCAACTCCTGCTGTTGAGGAGAGAGTTTTTTCGTCCTCTGCAGGATCGTTGGATGTTAGGATAGATCAAATGCTGCAATCAGAGGAgactgagaggagagatgaaggagcCAGAAGGTATAAACTAGCTGCACGGTTTAAGGATTCAGGGCTGTCTGTATTAGGGAGTCGACCAGGGGACTTCACTGTACGGGGGCTCTCAACACCCAGTAGACAAACACGCCTTGGCCCAATGTTAGGGCATGATGTACTGTCAGAAACCACAGGGATTGATGGTGAAAGAGTCTCTAGAGCAGTAGCTCAAAACAGTGGAGGTGACATCTTGTTTAAGAGTGGAGATGCTTTGCATTCATCTGCTTCTATGCAGAGTAAAACCTCCTTGAACTCAAATTTAATGGATACTCGACCCAAGAGTGCAACAGCCCTTGGCACAACTCAGACCAGTCTGTCAGGAAGTACTACACTCCCGCCTGTTGGGTATGGGTCCACGTTAAAGCGATCCAGCAGTTTTTCGGGAATGCCTGAGCATAAAGCTGAAGGTAAGGGTCAGAAGCATCAAGATGACATGGGCAAGTCCAGTGTTAGAGTCAGGGGCAGGTCTTCTAGCTTCAGTAACCAAAAAGGGAGGGACAAGCAAGGCGTCTATAAAGCAGAGATTACAGTTTTCGCTCTCCTGTGGCATTACATAAAGGAGGCCTACAGCATGCGAGTGGAAGACCTGACTTCTGATGTCCAGATAAAAGAGAGTGGCCCACAAAGTAGCAGGGATTTGACTATCATCATAAGAGGGGCAGATTCGGCCAAAGTAAGCTCATGTCAGATAGGTTTACAGAAGCTGATTGACACGGTCCATGCAGATTTCTCTGTGCAGGAGATATGCTTGTCTGACCTAGGTGTGGCTGACCCAGCAGATGAAACTTTACAGGTTTGTTGTACTGAGGTGCGTAACCGGTTCAAGAAGGTTACTATCCAGATTTTAAGGAATAGCATATTTCTTTTGGGCCCAAAGCGATTGTGTTCTCAGGTATGTGCTTCACTGCGGGAGGTATTTTCTGGAGATTTGGGCCAAATACCTGAACTACAAGATTTGTCTAGCTTCTCTACATCCATCTTGAATCCGTccacacatttacaaatgaaTGAGGACCAGAGTACTAGTCTGCAGGGTCATAGTAATGCTCAGGTTACACTAGAGAACCAAACAGGCAATGATTTTGAAAATAGTAGAAGTCAGGAAAGGAGAACAACCTTTAGGGGTGACTTTTATGAGACCGAGCTTCTTAATGGATCTTTTAGCCAACCATTAGTGGGGAAAGATCCTGTCATTAAGGAGAAAGTTAAAATGGCAGGCGCTGTGGAGCTGGATGGACAAAAGATTGAGACATTTGCCAACCTCTCAACAAAAGGAAATGATGCAAGCGCAACACGTGTAAATGGTGTTGGGTCAACATCAACCCATATTGATAAAGAAATGGGCCTTCACACGAAAGAGACGACCAAACAAGCAGAGATCCAGGACACCCCAGAGGAGTCCAGGTTAGGTCAAGGGGACCTGGGgcccatctgtgtgtgtggggaaaGGGGGGTGTCAATGACAAGAACCGATTGTGGTGCTACCATGTGCTTTAAGTGCCTGGACACTGTGCATATCCATTGCAGAGTTTGTGACGGGCAAGAGCTGACACCCCGAGGCATCCAGGGCGAAATGAGCTACTCTAAACTAAATATCATTGTACCAGGTCACAACAAGGCTTTTGCTATCAAGATCACTTACTGCATTCCTGATGGTATCCAAGGG GAGGGCGACCCTTCTCCTGGAAAACCATTTTATGGAGGTGTATATGAAGCCTACCTTCCTGACTTTGAGAAGACCAGGAAGCTTTTGCCCAGGCTGAAGAAAGCCTTCAGGCAGGGACTCACCTTCACAGTGGTCGGCAAAGAGACAGAGGCCAGGGTTACCTGGGATTGCATCCCACATAAGACCAGCCTACAAGGAGGCAAATCAGG gAATGGTTACCCAGATTCCTCTTACTTGAATCGCTTGTCTGAGGTCTTGGCCTCACATGGGATTAAGGAGTCACCAGCCAAGTCTCAAGAATAA